In Magnolia sinica isolate HGM2019 chromosome 12, MsV1, whole genome shotgun sequence, a single genomic region encodes these proteins:
- the LOC131220678 gene encoding nuclear pore complex protein NUP98B-like, translating to MFLFLMWLSHHNMISCHPFFFVYALMVGAGLQLFLFYDSAASQNNVIAQLVPVENSFGTLPAMSQMSIGRAGSAPSVQYGISSMLVGNKPTLVRVSPLLTPRHLSQRRIRLPARKYHPRNDGLKV from the exons ATGTTCTTGTTTTTAATGTGGCTATCTCACCACAATATGATTTCTTGCCATCCATTCTTTTTTGTGTATGCATTGATGGTTGGAGCTGGTTTACAACTGTTCTTATTTTATGACAGTGCTGCCAGTCAGAATAATGTGATCGCGCAACTAGTGCCAGTTGAAAACTCATTTGGAACACTCCCTGCAATGTCTCAAATGTCGATTGGTCGTGCTGGCTCAGCACCCTCTGTCCAATATGGAATTTCTAGCATGCTT GTTGGCAACAAGCCCACTCTTGTCAGAGTTTCACCCTTACTGACTCCTAGGCACTTGTCTCAGAGAAGGATTAGGTTGCCGGCAAGGAAATATCATCCTAGAAATGATGGTCTGAAGGTGTGA